A region from the Malus domestica chromosome 07, GDT2T_hap1 genome encodes:
- the LOC103439950 gene encoding protein TRANSPARENT TESTA GLABRA 1 gives MENSTQESHLRQENSVTYESPYPLYAMAFPSPQTRTRHQHHRIAVGSFIEEYSNRVDILSFDPDTLSIKLNPTLSFDHPYPPTKLMFHPNPNALHKTNDLLASSGDYLRLWEVGDSSVEPIQVLNNSKTSEFCAPLTSFDWNDIEPRRIGTSSIDTTCTIWDIEKGVVETQLIAHDKEVYDIAWGEARVFASVSADGSVRIFDLRDKEHSTIIYESPQPDTPLLRLAWNKQDLRSMATILMDSNKVVILDIRSPTMPVAELERHRGSVNAIAWAPQSCRHICSAGDDTRALIWDLPTVAGPNGIDPMSMYSAGAEINQLQWSAAQPDWISIAFSNKMQLLKV, from the coding sequence atggagaactcTACGCAAGAATCGCATCTCCGACAGGAGAACTCGGTGACGTACGAGTCGCCGTACCCGCTGTACGCCATGGCCTTCCCCTCGCCCCAAACCCGAACCCGCCACCAGCACCATCGGATCGCCGTCGGCAGCTTTATCGAGGAGTACTCGAACCGGGTCGACATCCTCTCCTTCGACCCGGATACCCTTTCAATAAAACTGAACCCGACCCTCTCCTTCGACCACCCTTATCCGCCCACCAAGCTCATGTTCCACCCGAACCCCAACGCCCTCCATAAAACCAATGACCTCTTAGCTTCCTCCGGCGACTACCTCCGCCTCTGGGAGGTCGGCGACTCCTCCGTCGAGCCCATCCAGGTTTTAAACAACAGCAAGACCAGCGAGTTCTGCGCCCCACTGACGTCGTTCGATTGGAACGACATCGAGCCCCGGCGAATTGGGACTTCCAGCATCGACACCACCTGCACAATTTGGGACATTGAAAAGGGGGTCGTCGAAACCCAGCTGATTGCGCACGATAAAGAGGTATACGATATCGCGTGGGGGGAAGCTAGGGTTTTTGCTTCGGTTTCGGCTGATGGGTCGGTGAGAATTTTCGATTTGAGGGACAAGGAGCACTCCACGATCATCTACGAGAGCCCTCAGCCGGATACCCCTTTGCTCCGATTGGCTTGGAACAAGCAGGATTTGAGGTCCATGGCTACAATTCTGATGGACAGCAATAAAGTTGTGATCTTGGATATCCGATCGCCGACCATGCCAGTGGCGGAGCTGGAGAGGCACAGAGGTAGTGTAAATGCTATTGCTTGGGCCCCCCAGagttgtaggcacatttgctcTGCTGGGGATGACACTCGGGCGCTTATTTGGGACCTGCCCACGGTTGCTGGGCCGAATGGAATCGACCCCATGTCGATGTACTCCGCAGGTGCGGAGATTAATCAGCTGCAGTGGTCTGCTGCACAGCCTGATTGGATTTCCATTGCATTTTCTAACAAGATGCAGCTTTTGAAGGTGTGA